Within Pseudomonas brassicacearum, the genomic segment TGGCGAACCGCCGCTTCACCGCGATCCTCACCGCGTTTGCCATCGCCCTTTCTGTTTGTTTGTTGCTGGCCGTGGAGCGGGTACGCACCGAGGCGCGAGCCAGTTTCGCCAGCACCATCAGCGGCACCGACCTGATCGTCGGCGCCCGCTCAGGCTCCGTGAACCTGCTGCTGTATTCGGTGTTTCGCATCGGCAACGCCACCAACAACATCCGCTGGGACAGCTTCGAACACTTCGCCAGCAACCCGAAAGTGAAGTGGGCGATCCCCATGTCCCTCGGCGACTCCCACCGTGGTTATCGGGTGATGGGCACCACCGAGGCCTACTTCGAGCACTATCAGTACGGCCGCAAGCAACACCTGGAACTGGCCGATGGCCGGGCGTTCGCCACCGATCCGTTCGAAGTGGTGCTCGGTGCCGAAGTGGCCGAGGCGCTGCACTACAAACTCGGCGACAAACTGGTGCTGGCCCACGGCGTGGCGACGATCAGCCTGGTCAAGCACGACGACAAGCCCTTCACCGTGGTCGGGATTCTCAAGCGCACCGGCACCCCGGTGGACCGCACGCTGCACATCAGCCTCGGTGGCATGGAGGCGATCCACATTGACTGGAAAAACGGCGTACCGGCCCAGGGCAATGGCCGCATCAGCGCCGACCAGGCCCGCAACATGGACCTTACACCCCAGGCGATCACCGCGTTCATGCTCGGTCTCAACAGCAAGATTTCCACCTTTGCCTTGCAACGCGAGATCAACGAGTTCCGTGGCGAGCCGTTGCTGGCCATCCTGCCCGGCGTGGCGCTGCAGGAATTGTGGAGCCTGATGGGCACGGCGGAAAAAGCCTTGTTCGTGATTTCGCTGTTCGTGGTGCTCACCGGGCTGATCGGCATGCTCACGGCGATCCTCACCAGCCTCAATGAACGCCGCCGGGAAATGGCGATCCTGCGCTCGGTGGGCGCGCGGCCGTGGCACATCGCGACCTTGCTGGTACTCGAGGCCTTTGCCCTGGCACTGGCCGGGGTGATCGCCGGACTAGCGTTG encodes:
- a CDS encoding ABC transporter permease; the encoded protein is MYLFRLAMASLANRRFTAILTAFAIALSVCLLLAVERVRTEARASFASTISGTDLIVGARSGSVNLLLYSVFRIGNATNNIRWDSFEHFASNPKVKWAIPMSLGDSHRGYRVMGTTEAYFEHYQYGRKQHLELADGRAFATDPFEVVLGAEVAEALHYKLGDKLVLAHGVATISLVKHDDKPFTVVGILKRTGTPVDRTLHISLGGMEAIHIDWKNGVPAQGNGRISADQARNMDLTPQAITAFMLGLNSKISTFALQREINEFRGEPLLAILPGVALQELWSLMGTAEKALFVISLFVVLTGLIGMLTAILTSLNERRREMAILRSVGARPWHIATLLVLEAFALALAGVIAGLALLYIGIAAAQGYVQSAYGLYLPLSWPSEYEWTLLAGILVAALLMGSVPAWRAYRQSLADGLSIRL